The following is a genomic window from Acidobacteriota bacterium.
TTCAGCCGGCCGAGGACGTTCGAGATGAGGCCGCGGCGCAGCAGGATTCTCCCATCCCCCGGGATGAAGTCGGCCTGCATCATGATCGGCACGAAGAGGGACGGCCCGCCCAGCGCCCCCGTGCCGTTGAACCCCGGCGGCGTGACGCCGACGACGGTGAACTGCCTCCCGTTGAGGCGAATCTGCGAGCCGACGAGTGCGGGATCGCCCGCGAAACGGCGCTTGAAGTAGCGATCGGTGAGCACGACGACGGCGCGCCCCCGCGGCTTCGTGTCCTCCTCCGGGAGGATCCCCCGCCCCTGCCGGATCTTCACGCCGAGCATGTCGAAGTAGTTGCTGCTGACGAGGAGGCCGAAGACCTGCTCGGGGTCTCCCGTCCCCGACGCGACGTTGACCCCCGCCGCCATCGTCGCCGCGAGGGACGTGAACGAGGTCGCGCCGTCGCGGTAGTCCTCGAAGTTCGGGTACGAGATCGGCAGAAGGTTCAGGGCGCCGCCGGCGTTCTTGACGTCCGTCGTGTAGACGTTGACGACCCGGGCCGGCTCCTCGACGGGAAGGGACTTGAGGAAGACCGCGTTCACGAGGGAGAAGATCGCCGTGTTCGCGCCGATGCCGAGGGCGAGCGAGAGGACGGCTACGGTGGTGAAGCCGGGACTCCTCGAGAGCTGCCGGGCGGCGTACCTGAGATCCTGCATGAAGACGCCCACGAATCCTCCTACTCGCTCCGCAGCGTGATGATCGGATCGACCCTCAGGACCCGCCGCGAGGGAACCCAGGCCGCCACCAGCGCGGTCGCTGTAAAGATCAGCGCCGCCCCCGCAAACGTGAGCGGATCGGACGGGCTCACCCCGAACAGGAGGCTCGTCATGAGGCGCGACAGCCCGAAGGCCGCGACGAGGCCGAGGGCCGCCCCCGCCAGGGCGAGCCTCAATCCTTCGCCCCCGATCAACCGGACGACGTCCGCGCCGCGGGCGCCTAGAGCGAGGCGGATCCCGATCTCCCGGGTCCGCTGCGCGACGGAGTACGAGACGACGCCGTAGACGCCGATCAGCGAGAGGACGAGGGCGACCACGGAGAAGATCGAGAGAAGCACGGCGTTAAAGCGCCGGGGCGCGAGAGAGCCGCTGAGACGCTGCTCCATCGTCGCGACGTTGCGCACCGGGAGATCGTGGTCCACCTCCCTCACCGCGGATCTCAGGGCCGCGGCGAGCCCCGCGGGATCCCCCGAGGTCCCCACGGCGAGAAAGAGCGTCGGGGTCGCCTGCGCACCGTACGGGAGGTACATCTCCGCAGGCGCCTCCTGGTCCAGCCCGCCGTGCCTCACGTCTCCGACGACGCCGACGATCTCGAGCGGCTGGTCGTCCGGCGCGAGGTCGAGGATCCTCTCCCCCAGCGCGTCCCCCTGCGGCCACAGCCACCGCGCCATCCTCTCGTTGATCACGACGGCGCCGCGCCCGGGGGCGGGATCCTCGTCCGAGAAGGAGCGCCCCCGCAGGAGCGGAATGCTCATCGCCTGGAAGTACCCCGGCGTGACGAAACGGAGGTCGGCTTCGAGCGCGTCGCCGGGAAGCGTCTCCCCGGCGTCGAGCTTGAAGGAGGCGGTCGTCGTCGAGTCGCCCACCGGTATCTCGGAAGTGGCGCCCGCGGCCCGGACGCCGGGCAGCGCCTTGAGGCGCCGGAGCGCTTCCTTCACGAACGCCGTGCGCTTCGCGTCGTCGCCGTAGCGAAGGGCCGGCAGCGAGACCTGCGCGGTCAGGACGCTCGCGGGATCGAACCCGGGCTCGACCTGCTGAAGTCGCAGGAGGGATTTCGTGAGGAGCCCGGCGCTGATGAAAAGGACGACCGCGAGCGCCACCTCGGCGACGACGAGCGCGCTCCGGGATGCCGCGGCGCGCCGGGACGTGCCCCCGGTGCGCGCGTTCTGCTTGAGGGACTCGCCGACGTCGAGCGAGGATGCGTGGAGGGCGGGGACGAGCCCGAAGATCCAGCCGGTGAGGAGGGAGACGGCGAGCATGAAGGCGAAGACCGATCCGTTCACGCCGATCTCGCTCGCGCGCGGGAGGCCGCCCGGGTTGACGGTTCTGACGAAGTCGGCGGCCCAGAAGGCGAGGACCAGGCTCAGGCCGCCTCCGAGAAGCGAGAGGAGAAGGCTCTCCGTGAGGAATTGGCGGACGAGCCGGAGCCGCCCGGCACCGAGGGCGACGCGGATCGCGACCTCGCGCCTCCTCCCCGCCGCGCGGGCCAGGAGAAGGCTTGCGACGTTTGCGCACGTGATCAACAGCACCAGCCCCACGGCGCCGAAGAGCATCAGGAGGGCGGGCCGGAAGTTGCCGACGATCAGTTCCTGGAGCGGAACGATCGTCGCCCCGACGCCCGCGTTCTCCGCCGGATGCTCCCTCTCGAGTCGGGCCGCGACCCCGCTCATCTCGGCGATCGCACCCGCGGTCTCGAGGCCGCGCCCGAGGCGGCCTATGACGCTCAGGTAGCCGTGATCGCGCCGCTCCTTCGAGAGATCGAGGGCGAGAGGCGTCCAGAGCTGCACACCGCCCCCGGGAAGGGTGAACCCCTCGGGCATGACGCCGACCACCGTGACCGGCGCCCCATCGAGCACGAGCTGGCGCCCGACGATTGACGGATCGGCGGCGAAACGGCGCTGCCATAGGCCGTGGCTCAGGAGCGCGACGCCCGGGGCTCCGGAACGATCGTCCTCGGGGAGAAACGACCGCCCAAGGAGGGGGGCGATGCCCGAGACCTTGAAGAACCCGGCGGTCACGGCGACCGAGGGAAGGCTGACGGGATCGTCGCCTCCGGTCAGGACGGCCGTCCCATACCTGTACGCCGCCATCCCGTCGAAGCTCCGGGTCCTCTCGGCCCAATCGGTGAAGTTGTGGGCGGAGACGGAGGATCTCGGCGCGCGCGATTTCGTCTCGTTCTGGAAGACGCGGACGAGGCGATCCGGCTCCGGGTACGGCAGCGGATGGAGGAGGACGGCGTTCACGACACTGAAGATGGCCGTGTTGGCCCCGATGCCGAGCGCGAGCGTGAGGATTGCGATGAGGGCGAAGCCGGGCGAGCGCACGAGGCCGCGGACCGCGTAGCGGACGTCCTGGATCAGCGCGCCCACGATGCCTCCTAATCGCGCCGGAGCACGACGACGGGGTCCACACGAGATGCGCGGAGCGCCGGGATCCACGCGGCGGCGA
Proteins encoded in this region:
- a CDS encoding ABC transporter permease, with amino-acid sequence MGALIQDVRYAVRGLVRSPGFALIAILTLALGIGANTAIFSVVNAVLLHPLPYPEPDRLVRVFQNETKSRAPRSSVSAHNFTDWAERTRSFDGMAAYRYGTAVLTGGDDPVSLPSVAVTAGFFKVSGIAPLLGRSFLPEDDRSGAPGVALLSHGLWQRRFAADPSIVGRQLVLDGAPVTVVGVMPEGFTLPGGGVQLWTPLALDLSKERRDHGYLSVIGRLGRGLETAGAIAEMSGVAARLEREHPAENAGVGATIVPLQELIVGNFRPALLMLFGAVGLVLLITCANVASLLLARAAGRRREVAIRVALGAGRLRLVRQFLTESLLLSLLGGGLSLVLAFWAADFVRTVNPGGLPRASEIGVNGSVFAFMLAVSLLTGWIFGLVPALHASSLDVGESLKQNARTGGTSRRAAASRSALVVAEVALAVVLFISAGLLTKSLLRLQQVEPGFDPASVLTAQVSLPALRYGDDAKRTAFVKEALRRLKALPGVRAAGATSEIPVGDSTTTASFKLDAGETLPGDALEADLRFVTPGYFQAMSIPLLRGRSFSDEDPAPGRGAVVINERMARWLWPQGDALGERILDLAPDDQPLEIVGVVGDVRHGGLDQEAPAEMYLPYGAQATPTLFLAVGTSGDPAGLAAALRSAVREVDHDLPVRNVATMEQRLSGSLAPRRFNAVLLSIFSVVALVLSLIGVYGVVSYSVAQRTREIGIRLALGARGADVVRLIGGEGLRLALAGAALGLVAAFGLSRLMTSLLFGVSPSDPLTFAGAALIFTATALVAAWVPSRRVLRVDPIITLRSE